The nucleotide window AATAAAGATACATACACACACTGCCTTtgttcttttgtcatttttttaaaaagggaggACATTTAATCGCCTTTTCAAAAGGATGACCAGGACATATTCCCTTTTTTATGATGAccaatgttttcatttttaaatgaaaaccCTGGTTATCCTTTAGAAAAAGAACAGTCCTttactatttttaaaatatttttaccagagagagagagagaaattcatGTGTTTCTTGATTGAAAGGAGGAAGAATGATAGAAGAGAAAAtggagggaaaaagaaagagaaaaagaaaaataaagagttagagagagagaaagaagagtggaaaaagaaaaaaggagagaaaagaaagagagcgagTGGACACACATACGAAGCTTCACCTTTTAAAACTAAAGAATCAAAGGAGCATGTTGGTGTTAGTGTCTAACAGGGCCTACCACTGATATTTTAGATTTAAGAAGTATCCATGCAACACCATGCATATTTGTATAGGTCCTAACACCATCCATCAAAACACCAACAATCAAACTTATggtattattataaaaagtTTGTAGAGAAGATAGTTGAACCTCAAGGAGAATGATGCCTGGGCAAAGAGGATTCAGATCTCCTCCTTATCAGTTGCTACCGGATGAATGGCTAAATAGGTAGATTCCCCTTTGCTTTTAATTCTTTCCtctccattctctctctttctcagtgGGCTGGAGGGGATGTTccgctagagagagagagagagagttttaggGTTGTTACTTTGTCTATCTAACACGGGCACACAAATGCTTGTTACTTTGTCTTCACCTTGCTTCTATTAGGGTTGAAATTTTCATCTTAGTGCCTTCATACGCTTTAGCTGGTCATAGGTATGCCATGCAGCATTAGGAGGACATCAATCCATATGGAATTCCACCCAAGCATTCTTGAGTTATCACTTTAGTTCTCCAAAATTGCTAGACCAAGGTAGCTCTAGATTTTGGAAATATTCTTTGGTTTTTCCTAACCCAGGGTCTACTTTTGTTAGGCAATAAAAGACACCATATTTGCATGTGAACCCAAGGAACTTAACTTGCTCATGTCGTAATTGATACCTAGAGCACCATATTTGGGCACATTTGACTTTTTTATCCTCAGCTTAATAGCACCCTGTTCTAGAATAAAACTTGAAATATACCTTAACAGTTTTCATATTGTTAAATAATTCCTTTCACCTGGCATATGATATCTGCTCTTCTCAGTAGAGGGTTTGTGCAGCCCAAGGCAACACATTAAATCAACTTAACCCATTATCTATTAGCATATAACATCGTTTCattagtttttcttatttcGATATCCGGTCTAGTTTGTAACATTGCATATCAAAACCAACCACGGAATGGACTGACCACAAGTTTGATTTCTGCTTGAGCTAGCAACCCTTCAATTCCTTGCGAAGGATATCAAAGAACTTGCATAACTTTCTAGCCTTTGACAAATTATTCCTCCTTACTTTCTATATCAATACAAATCAGATGGTATGAGGTATCCTTGAGAGAGTTACCTGTAATCCTTTGACAGCCAATATTAATTTTCGCTCATATAATTTTTAGTGCATAAGTCTAGGGATAACAAAGTAGGCTgcaaataataattttatttctcTAGCTGAAGTAACATAATCTTTATGAACCCCTCTAAAATAACTAATTTGTCTTTTGAAATTCTATCCATTGATTATAGGTAATTTTGGGAAATACTCAACGCACACAGAGTTATCTCCCAGGGGAGCTGACATCATTCGAAAAATCTATGATGTTATCAGGTCTGAATTTGCCCACGGTCCTCAACCATCTTACTTGGAGGGGGAACCGGATCATGCCTTGGGCCATGGCATTTTGCCATGGTCCTCGTCCAAGCCAATCAAGCCAGGGTACCTGCCCCAGGCTTAGTTGTAATTCGGGAGAGGGATTTCTAAACAGAAAGGAGGACGCAATGACCACACTCATTTGACTAGTTATCAAGAAGCACATGTCTCTGCAAAATTGAAAGTCCATGtttggattctttttttttttttaattagatgGACTCATGTCCAATGCAAGGAAGTTGGTAACCAGAAATATAAGAACTGAGACGGCTGAAAGCCAGATGGATGATGGCTGCAACTAGTCACCGTTCGTTAACATGTGAGATCAAATTATCAATAAACTTTATAATTAATtcacaaatatttttgaaagcatgtttcaataaaatttttggGAAAAGTTTTACTCATCAAGTTTTGTGGAGGAATGTCAATCACACACTACATTACCTCTCTTATCACGTATGCCTATTACTCACTACCACAACCATACAGAACTCACTTGATTTTATCCCAAATGTTGGAATAGTAGCTTGCAGTGATTCACCTAACACATGAGGTATCTAGTTCGTTTCTAGGATGGCCCAAATGTGTTAgggaaaagaataataaaagcATGTGGCCCTTCATGCATGCACAGATTTCCATATCTGGCTTCAAACAGGGCTAGAGGGAAAGCGTGaacaaaaaggaggaaaacaacTTTTTGGAAAGGATGAGATTACCATGTATCCAccaaattttgattattttcaaatttttctattattgtttCACAAAAAATCGGTCATCCGTGGTGGATCCACATGGCCTGAAGGCTaattattcttttttaaaaaaaaaggcttctTTTGCTTGTATTATTTTATTGTAACAAACAtacattgataaaaaaataaaaaaatagaaagaaaaaaataggatGTTCCATCCTATTATAAGCATTTCAAGCtagcagaaaaaaagaaaaaggaactgaTGAACAAGCTTAGAATCagttttggaaaaagaaaataatctgataataaagaagaaaaaacgcCATTGGATGCACATCCTACAATGGAAACACAATTGACATGAGGATTTCTCtagtgattatttttttatatgtttgttcATGCAGGAAAATTGTGGTGTCACTGTCGCGTGGTCTACACACCCATGAGCTACTTGTATGGAAATAGATTTGTTGGGCCTATCACAGAAACAGTCTTAGAACTGCGGAAAGAGCTTCTTCCTCTACCATATGATCAAGTAGATTGGAATAAAGCACGAAGTTTATGTGCAAAGGTTGGTGAATGCATATTGACCATTACTCACTAATGCATTCTTAACAGGAGGGTTGTTTGCTGAACCAAATAGCATGAGTGCCCTGCTTCAGGACTTATAATGCCATTCTTTACCTCTGGCTCATTTTAGCTAGCTTTTTTCTAAGTGTATTTTTTGATTAATGATTTTCTGCATcgaatttatatatatacacacatatgtacatatatatgtatgtaagtgtgtgtgtatgtttatacatgcatatatacatataatatgtatacacatatacgtatgtatttatgtatgtatatagtcATTTGGCATTTCCATCAACCTGAAGCTGTTTTTGATAAGTTAAGCTGTATTGATGGACTTGAGCATTCAAAAATCTACAATTTAGAAAAGAggaaaatttgtcaaattctAATCTATACATTGATTTGGGAAATGAGTTCATTAACCATCTTGAGATTGTTAGCTCGTAAAGTATAACAAAACCTTCATGGTATTTTTAGTGAATCCTATAATTTTGGATATCCTAAGTTCATTTAAGTCATCAAAATCAACTTTAGAACAAATCACATCATTTGCATTATATTTGGTGACACATCTACAGATATTTTGTCTAGTGTGTGTCACTTAGCTTCTTCAGTGCTCTGAAGTTGTTTTTGTGAACCCAGGTGCCAAATGGGTAAACAAGAAGTGCCCAAACTAtagcatttgaaaaacaaattttgaaacttcaaaGTACAGATTGGGTTCTAAATAATCAAGACATCAACAGCTTAAATATGTTGGCTGATAAAAACCAACCCGTACatcatattttcataatttcttttttcaatattacAGTCTCGGATAATCTTCATTCATATAAGGCATTagatttataagaaaaaacTTCAATGCATTGGAAAGAACATACACCTCCTTAAATGTCACTATAATTGGAAAGGGCAAACACCCTGGATATCTTTATATATGTCTGTGCACATGTGCTTGTACCTCTATTTATAGGTTTCTAAACTATTATATTTCTTGCgaacaaaatgtcatttttaattttattactATTGTCATAAAGATGGTCAAATCTGCAACATTGTGGTGGAAAGAACAACATATTCACACAAACTAGCAAgtgttttttggaatttatcTTTATCAGAAATAGTGTTCCCATGCCAAGGAAATCTAAGAGGCAACTCCATGACAGTTAAGGAACCTTGTTTCCAATTGTGGAGTTCTCCCTTGAGTTACATCATTCATAACTTGGACATTTGTGAACAAATAGTAGTAGGATTATCTATAACTTTTTAGCTGATGTTTGGCACTCTAACAAGCACCTCGTGTGAGGAGTTAATTAAACAATAATTGCTTGATCCTGCTTCATTCGTAATACATCATTTTGGATTATGGACATGTGTAATTTATTGAACCATTGTCAACTGTGTCTTCCCATGTGATGAACTCAGTTGGCATTTTAATTGACAAATCAAAATAGCCGACAAATTATAACTATTATAAAGGCaataatttgtttttccaaGGATGGTTGAACTgttgtttttttagaaaataattgaTAGAGAAAATTGGAGGGAAACATGGAGGAGAACCATTCACATCTATGTCAAGAAATGATGAATGAGGGTACATTGAGAGAAAACAAATAATGGGTAGTGCAACGACATGAAAAAAAGACAAGTACAAACATGATATATGCATATATCTGGGTCATATTTGACATGTGAGACATATTTGGTTCAAATATGATGTAATATATACGTCTACTCTAGATCtctgcaaaaggaaaaatggcCATAAATTATCAGGTTTAAAATATGATGTGATAAATATGTTTGCTTCAGATCTGTGACAATTAAGAAATTGCAAGCTTGATGTCTGGGTTTGCTCATCCGCAACACGAGGAAGAAGGGAAtacaagagagaaaggggattTCTTCAGCAGTATAATAGCAAGCTCAAGGGTTCTATGCATTCTAATCATATTAATCATGAAGATGTGAATTTAAAGGACTTAAAAAATACAAGAGtaaataataaaacaacaaGCTTGTCAATCTAGATCGGATCAAGATCCAAAGCAGAAAGACACGTATATACATGTGCCTTTCCAAACCTCTTTGTCCCTTAAGTTGTACATGGTCTTAAACCATGAACAACCTGCCTTTGGGCATGCAATATCTATCAGCATTTCTgcatattttcatttcattggtTTGAACCCCAGCATTTATAACTTGTATTTTCTATCTGActctttgttttttacttaataCTCATATTTTTGCTGTAGGAGGATCAGTACTACCCGAATCCACTCATACAAGATGTTCTTTGGGAAGCACTTCACAAGATTGTGGAACCATTCCTAAGGCATTGGCCTGGGTCTCTCTTAAGAGAGAAGGCTTTACAGACAGTGATGCAACATATACACTATGAGGATGAAAACACTCACTATGTTTGCGTTGGTGCAGTGAACAAGGTTTGTTTAAATATGTTATGCTTGTTGCTATTCCTTGAACGTGGCTTTATGGAGACACGACTTTCTTATATTACCtgtgaaagaaataaaatgcaagAGCCATGTTGATTGATGTAGTTTTTGTTAGAAATATGAAGATTCAAACCAACATCTCTCTTGAATATAAAACAAAGGGAGAGCAGAAAGATGGAGGCTACAAACAGTCACAAAATTCCAACTCTCACCATGACCTTATCTCTTGGCATTATAAAGTAAAAGACCTCCATGAAGGACGATTAGGTCCCCTATCAAGTAATAATGAATACAATAATACAGAATATAGAATAAGTTACGTCTGCACCCAAGATCCACACTAGATCTGAATCGATGTTATATTAACAGCCTTcctcaagttgtacatggtttTAATTGTGAACAACTTGCCTTAAAGAACCAAAACATATGCTTCAAAATTAAAGGCATCACAGCAGCTGACAGTGACAAAAGACTTCAGGTCACTAGAAATCATCTGTCATGAAGAATGTGAAAAAGCACAACCAAAAAATGACGTCTAACATAAGTCTTAGAATCAGAAAATCGTGTCAAAGGTAGGAAGGCTTTATTCTAGAACTCACATTGGAGAACTTGTTTTCAGATTTGAAGAGGAGATATTTTAGAATTCAACAAACACAATTTCAAAGGAGAAAGCAGAAGGAAAATGATGAATATGAAggaaacaaggaagaagatTGGTGAAAAGATAAATAGATCATCTAACCCACTTAACTAGAGAAGCAGTGATCCCTTGGGTCACCCTTTCAGAATCCACGCTATCAACACTTTTTTGATACCATGTCAGTTTTTAATGTTCAAAATTAATCCACTATGAAAACCAAGATGAAAATATAAAGGAGAAATCTCAGCAGCCACAAAGATGATAGGAAGCATGCCCTAGTCCTTCATTAAAAGAGAacattttacatgaaaaaatacATACAGCCTTACTTACAAAAATTAGGAATATGCCATTGTCTTCTAAGACTGCTTGCCAGAATGTACAACTAGATCGGATATATTAGGAACCCATGTCTAGTATAAGTCTTATTatgatttttcaatttcatctcTAAGGCTCTTGCTTCAGCTAGATTTCAGTTTATACTTAACAAACCTTCAGTGATCACACCATGAGTTTGAAGGGATGTTAAATCGCATGTAATAATTCTTGTAAGTACATCTATATGCATTtttatatactatatatgtcacaatattttattgtttaacaTATATACACAAGCACACCACATAGGTCTCTTACATagattttctattttctgttttatgtatgattctatttttttctatattttgttttttgtttcagcCGACTGATCAACGGACGTAGAAATTGGCTAGAAAAACTAGCATTGGAGCTTGCTCACTGGCCGCCTGCTTTCTTTATATCTTTATGTCTCTTATTATAAAAAAGGGACTGATTTCCTATGTTTGGTGTGGCCTTAGAGCCTGCATTGCAATGATTCTCCATTTAGTAATACATTCGGCCTTTATTTGATTTGAGAGTTTCTTGTGTGTGAAAATTTGGTGGAGATTATTAGAACCTTTAAGTGACAGTTTTCTTGattattttatgttgttttagCTCCGATTTACTTATATTCCCATCTTTTTTGTTATGTAGTTTTTGCttacaaatttttctttcatttcttttgtaaaatagcAAAGGGAATCAAACCATATTAGTGATATTACATGTGGATATGTTGGTACATGTAAAAGTGTAAAAGTTAGCTTAAATTAATCAAATCATCAAGAAAAGTAGCAAATTATGTATCTAATTGCCTTAGTGGGGCCAATTTGGTGCGTATTGGCTGTTACACACATAACATTTTAGAAGCTGTTTCTATGCTGAGAAAGATCCTTTCTGAATGCTTTCCCATTACCTATCAAACTTTGGGTCCATTAGCTTCTTAGACAATTATATGGCTAACAAGTTGTTTGAAATGATAGGCCCTAAATATGCTTTGTTGTTGGGTTGAAGATCGAAATTCAGAAGCATTTAAGTTGCATCTTTCAAGAATACCAGATTATTTATGGGTTGCAGAAGATGGAATGAAGATGAAGGTGATAAAAAAACAATGCCTACTAGTTCAATCATATTAACTTGGGCTCCTATAActgtttttgtttgaaataatATATTGGCAGAGTACCAATGGATGCCAGTTGTGGGATGCTGCTTTGGCTATTCAATCAATACTAGCAACTGAACTTGTTTCAGATTGTAAAACGACTCTTAGGAAAGCACATGACTTCATAAAATGTTCACAGGTTTGCTTGTTGAGCCTATATTAAAGGCTGCTGATTAGGCATTTCAAGCTTTGTGGTTCCTTGCATTTCAATAATGCATTTGGTCCTTGTCCTAAAGGTTCAAGACAATTGCTTTGGTGACTTTAGCTCATGGCATCGCCACACGTCAAAAGGTGCATGGACTTTATCAACAGCAGACTGTAGATGGCAAGTCTCAGATTGCACTGCCGAAGGACTGAAGGTGTCAAAATTTAGTGCCACCAAGATAAATGTTAAATTTGACCATATTCAATTgtaatttttaattcattttcagGCTGCTCTTTTACTTGCAAAATTACCATCAAATGTGGTAGGAGAACCTCTGGTAGTAGAGAAATTTTATGATGCTGTGGATTTGATCCTATCTCTACAGGCAAGCTAAATAGTTTACCATATCTAACTTTTCATTGATTGAAAATTGTTAACAAATTTCAGTATCATGTTTCAATTACAGAATCTGTGATAAGGATGAACCGCAGAATGCATACTAGGGAGTAACTCATAAATCAAGTTGCCACAAGACTATATGGATTTGacaattttgttgttgttttagCTTTCCTATTTTATCTTTGTAGGTCAATTTTGTTTCTAATTGGCATGCTATATGATTGTCTTCATTGGCTGTTGCTTCTATCACATGGTTATATTGATTAGCAAGTTGCATCGGTGTACTCCattcaaatcaattttttgtttttccttttcatagtGTGTTCATGATTATGTGTAGCACTCTAGTTTACATTTCCTATTTTCCTTTCATAGTGTGTTAATGATTATGCTatcttctttcattttaaaaaatgtttcttatgcataataaaaagtaaacaagaaaaaattttctaattCTTTTGGATGAGtatctttcaaatatttgtagCTATCTTATGAGATAAGAGCTAAAAGAGTTGCTTCTGATACAAACTGATTCATTCACAATAAGAAAATCTATATTTGTGTCTTGGAAAGGGATGTCAAATCTTGTTGATGTCACACACTATTTCATCATGAAAGGAGAAGAATCAGAATCTGGTTAATCAAGTTTGTTTTGATCCAAATatccatttgaaattttaaatttaatattgGCATAAGACTCACTTAATTGAGTTCAAGCTTCTGGTCAGCCTTTGTTTCGGGTATAGTTGACAAACGCACAAGTCGGACTCAAATTGGGTGATGACTAGGTCACTGGTCAGTGAGTTGACTCAGGGGCACATTTGGGTCAGGCCATAAGTATGTATAGTGTATTTTTGTTACTAAACAATAAAAAGTTTGAATACATCTATAATATAACAACTATCGAGTAAGTACAATCAAATTGCCATAGTTTTGTGATTTCAACTGCACAATAATAACAGGTAAGAAACTTGTGTTagaataatttattttctaataATCAACTATATTATATTTCTTAGCCACATTAGGTCATAGCAGGAATGGGTGCTGAATGAAATAGTTTATAATCAGGTCGTCCAAAGCCAATTCAACCTATTCAGTTGAGAAAttgactttgatttttttttttacttagaagAGATGGAAAGCTCATTTTATATGGAGCTAGGGTCTCTTTGGACATCTAGATGGATTTGTGTCTGTTTTCCCAAAATTCATCTCATGTAAAGAACATGATATTGAATGTTCCACGATGTTCATTATGAACCAAAAGTTCCTTAACTAAGAGAAAAGAGAGCACTTGTTGGTGGCCTATATCACGTCAACTTTGTCACAAGAGATTCTTGCAGCAATTCTAGATGAATGTACAACTGTTAGCCTATACATATGTctgtacatataaatatatacaaattaTTACATTGTTTAACACTTAAACATGTAGGCTAAGACacaacatataaaataaatcttTTATTAGAGGGCTAAAATGCTTGTCAAATACGTTACCTAAGTAAGGAAAAATCTCATAATGCATACAGCTCATTGGTTGAGTAAGCTGTTGGGCTTGCACCAGTGGGTAGCTTACTCCTGGTTGATGGGCAAGAATGACCAGGATATAGttacacaaaaataaaaaaagaaaaaagaaaagtacaaaatgtatataaaagaagaaatacataaaaaataagaaaataccAAAGTTACATATTTGTTATATgtacacaatttttttgcattataTACACATAATAGACACACACATTTcagagactttttttttttactttttctttccctcACTCTATCACCTAATTCTCTTTCcaccttttttcctttctacaaCCATTCTTTGAGGGACTGGAAAATACATTCATATAATTTCTTAGATACATGTGGTTCTCGATTAGTATTGGATGTAGTTCCAGAACATCTTAGTTTTTACATCCCATTCTGCCCAATTATGTTATCCAACCTCTACTTTATTAGACAGCTATGCCTTTGAAAAATAATGATTCATCTCATTGTACTACTATGTGGATTACCATACTATTTGCTTTGCATGGTTTCTCACAGAATAAATGTGGTGGCTTTGCGGCTTATGAGCTATCAAGATCATATGCATGGTTGGAGGTATATCCTTAGTCTatgcattaatttttctttttttgaagataaaggaaatttttgaaaaaccaaaattcccATGTTGTAGCTTCAAGTTCATTTCTTTCATGTCATACTAGAGCATCTTTCGAAACATTGAAGTGGGTGGGATGAGGAAAAATAGCATAGAAATGGTGCATTATGTTGTAGCTCACTAACTGTTTATAGTCGAGAACTGTAGCTTCACAAAGAAGCCATAGAGAATGTTACCATGAAACCAATGCACTTTATGATAGATAATTCACTGTTTAAATAGATACAAAAGTTGAGCAATAAAAGTAtcagaaacaatgaaaaacctATGAACTGCTTAAGAGGTCACTTTAGTAACACTATTATATTATGACTTCATAGAGCTGTATATTGTGAagaatcttttgattttcattcttACATGTTGCTTATGTAAGTCAATCTTGCACATTATATCATGAACATTACCAACACATTTTGCGTTTAATTGAGGTTTTATTTCACTGAGAGTAATCCAACTTGCATTTACGTCCATTCACAACGTAAAGACCTAGCTGATAACTGATGCTAACTCATGGAATCAAATATAAAAGCAAAGAACCTCTTAGGTATTGCTTGGAACATTCAATTCCTAGAACTGAACACCACTTTAATCAACTGAGTGGAAGAAGTTGGAAAAATTAGGTAACAGCTGCACTATGTGCATCTATTTGGTGCTAAGCTTTTGCGGGAATTTTGTATACCAAGTATAAACTGATAAGTAAGGGTGTATAAGGTTGAATAACACAACCTCTTCACAAGAGAGACCATTTTTAGCAACGGTTGATTTTTCCTGGTGTATATTTTAGTGTTTGATTGATCTAATCCACAGAAACCTGAAACGAAAATGTGCAAGATACAAAGCATAAATGAAAGGTGTAATCATTCAATTTCAGAAGAACCCAATTTGATAGTTCAACAACATAACATCATGGCTATCCAGGAAATAGGGGAGCATTGTAGGGATCACAAGATCCTTTGTTCTTGTGAAAGGGCCAATATATTTACGTTGAATTGCACTAAGCATTGCACAATGTCCACTAATAGTCATTTATATAATATCAATGTTGTTATTTAGTTTTGGAGGGTCATATGGTGttcatattattaaaaaatgatgttcCATGTATACCATAAAGCATGATGGAAGGGAATTTGTGCATCACACTGATCCCATATCTTAGTGCATAATATTTGCTCACACAACCAGCCTACTTTTccataaatgaaagaaatatgaATGGTTTAACCATGAATATTGGGAAAAAGGAagtgttatttttctttcttgttgctATGTGAAATGTGATACAATAGGATAACAAGTTAACATGTgaaaaatggttatttttttattacttgttTACAAATATGAATTAGGGGCTCAGAGCTTGTATAATTGTGGATAAGTTCTTACAATTGTTAGTTGCAATTACCTGTTGATTTTTCTAGAATGCTTGATAACTTTGGTATCACACTCTTTGCCcattttaaatccaaatgaaTTCATTGTCACTTTCAGATCATGAATCCATCTAAGTTCTTTGCGGCTATGATGATTGATTATCCGTGAGTACTTTCTCATCTTATGTTTGATCAACAACAAGTTACTGGACAATACTTCATTATGCACTAatgtcctttttctttgttcatttagATTCACAGAATGTACATCATCTGTCATTCAAGCCTTAGTAGCTTTTAGAAGCGTATATCCTGACTATCGAAAGGAAGATATAGAGATTTGTATCGCAAAGTCTCTTAGTTTCATTAAAAAGATGCAATTACCTGATGGATCATGGTGAGCTTGTTTACTCTCTTCCATCATTCTAAgtaactttg belongs to Nymphaea colorata isolate Beijing-Zhang1983 chromosome 13, ASM883128v2, whole genome shotgun sequence and includes:
- the LOC116266876 gene encoding cycloartenol synthase-like; its protein translation is MWRLKVGEGVGDAWLRTANNHVGRDVWEFDPDFGSEEDRKAIEETRANFTRHRFEKKHSSDLIMRMQFARENPCDLSIPRVFVKDGEDPSVEAVTQTLRRALQFYSTLQAHDGHWPSDFAGTLFCMPGLVIALYITGALHNVLSSVHIQEMCNYLYNHQNEDGGWGFHIEGPSRMFSTGLNYVTLRLLGERLEGKESCPLEKARKWILDRGGVIFIPSWGKMWLSVLGLYDWSGNNPLPPEIWLLPTFLPIHPGKLWCHCRVVYTPMSYLYGNRFVGPITETVLELRKELLPLPYDQVDWNKARSLCAKEDQYYPNPLIQDVLWEALHKIVEPFLRHWPGSLLREKALQTVMQHIHYEDENTHYVCVGAVNKALNMLCCWVEDRNSEAFKLHLSRIPDYLWVAEDGMKMKSTNGCQLWDAALAIQSILATELVSDCKTTLRKAHDFIKCSQVQDNCFGDFSSWHRHTSKGAWTLSTADCRWQVSDCTAEGLKAALLLAKLPSNVVGEPLVVEKFYDAVDLILSLQNKCGGFAAYELSRSYAWLEIMNPSKFFAAMMIDYPFTECTSSVIQALVAFRSVYPDYRKEDIEICIAKSLSFIKKMQLPDGSW